One Spinacia oleracea cultivar Varoflay chromosome 4, BTI_SOV_V1, whole genome shotgun sequence DNA segment encodes these proteins:
- the LOC110805131 gene encoding uncharacterized protein isoform X1, with amino-acid sequence MGTTTTTIGIGAFNFNGCSSSSCRITIRKKKKELDFAESSRSSHFAKLELNFAESCRRSSHLGKLELGAIGSSHFGKLELGAIGRRIGTQFRCKAVEQTQNTTTSTGVYQGVYGPWTIDSSDVREVILYRSGLVTAAISFVLASSTAFLPGNSLLRQNLDLFYLLGSAGLGLSLYLIHIYVTEIKRTMQAFWALGVIGSLVAYTTLAQPAGEGLVQYVVDNPTAVWLVGPVFAALTGLVFKEGLCYGKLEAAVLTFIIPITLLGHLTGILEDAGKLSLLGVWMALFIIFAGRKFTQPVKDDIGDKSVFIFNALSEEEKATLLEKLEKRML; translated from the exons AtgggaacaacaacaacaacaataggaATTGGAGCGTTCAATTTCAATGGGTGCAGCAGCAGTTCTTGCAGGATCACAattaggaagaagaagaaggaattgGATTTTGCAGAAAGCAGCAGAAGTAGTCATTTTGCTAAACTGGAATTGAACTTTGCGGAAAGCTGCAGAAGAAGTAGCCATTTGGGTAAACTGGAATTGGGGGCGATTGGAAGTAGCCATTTTGGTAAACTGGAATTGGGGGCGATTGGAAGAAGAATTGGAACTCAATTTCGCTGCAAAGCTGTGGAACAAACCCAGAACACAACCACAAGTACAGGAGTCTATCAAGGTGTTTATGGTCCATGGACTATTGACTCATCCGACGTTCGTGag GTTATTCTATATAGGTCTGGGCTTGTGACGGCAGCTATCTCCTTTGTTCTTGCCTCTTCAACAGCTTTTCTGCCAGGAAACTCTTTGTTAAGGCAAAATCTTGATCTGTTCTACCTGTTGGGATCTGCTGGACTTGGTTTGTCATTATATTTGATTCACATCTACGTAACCGAAATCAAGCGCACCATGCAAGCATTCTGGGCCTTAGGTGTAATTGGTTCTTTAGTCGCATATACAACCCTTGCTCAACCAGCTGGTGAGGGCTTGGTGCAATATGTTGTTGATAACCCAACTGCTGTTTGGCTCGTCGGTCCTGTTTTTGCTGCTCTCACTGGATTGGTTTTTAAAGAAG GCCTCTGCTATGGGAAGTTGGAAGCTGCTGTCCTTACTTTTATAATACCTATCACTCTTCTTGGACACCTG ACTGGCATATTAGAAGATGCAGGGAAATTGAGTCTCCTGGGTGTTTGGATGGCTCTCTTTATCATTTTTGCTGGAAGGAAATTCACTCAGCCTGTAAAG GATGACATAGGTGACAAGTCTGTATTCATATTTAACGCTCTTTCAGAAGAGGAGAAGGCAACTTTGCTCGAGAAGCTTGAGAAGCGAATGCTTTAG
- the LOC110805131 gene encoding uncharacterized protein isoform X2, whose amino-acid sequence MGTTTTTIGIGAFNFNGCSSSSCRITIRKKKKELDFAESSRSSHFAKLELNFAESCRRSSHLGKLELGAIGSSHFGKLELGAIGRRIGTQFRCKAVEQTQNTTTSTGVYQGVYGPWTIDSSDVREVILYRSGLVTAAISFVLASSTAFLPGNSLLRQNLDLFYLLGSAGLGLSLYLIHIYVTEIKRTMQAFWALGVIGSLVAYTTLAQPAGEGLVQYVVDNPTAVWLVGPVFAALTGLVFKEDWHIRRCREIESPGCLDGSLYHFCWKEIHSACKG is encoded by the exons AtgggaacaacaacaacaacaataggaATTGGAGCGTTCAATTTCAATGGGTGCAGCAGCAGTTCTTGCAGGATCACAattaggaagaagaagaaggaattgGATTTTGCAGAAAGCAGCAGAAGTAGTCATTTTGCTAAACTGGAATTGAACTTTGCGGAAAGCTGCAGAAGAAGTAGCCATTTGGGTAAACTGGAATTGGGGGCGATTGGAAGTAGCCATTTTGGTAAACTGGAATTGGGGGCGATTGGAAGAAGAATTGGAACTCAATTTCGCTGCAAAGCTGTGGAACAAACCCAGAACACAACCACAAGTACAGGAGTCTATCAAGGTGTTTATGGTCCATGGACTATTGACTCATCCGACGTTCGTGag GTTATTCTATATAGGTCTGGGCTTGTGACGGCAGCTATCTCCTTTGTTCTTGCCTCTTCAACAGCTTTTCTGCCAGGAAACTCTTTGTTAAGGCAAAATCTTGATCTGTTCTACCTGTTGGGATCTGCTGGACTTGGTTTGTCATTATATTTGATTCACATCTACGTAACCGAAATCAAGCGCACCATGCAAGCATTCTGGGCCTTAGGTGTAATTGGTTCTTTAGTCGCATATACAACCCTTGCTCAACCAGCTGGTGAGGGCTTGGTGCAATATGTTGTTGATAACCCAACTGCTGTTTGGCTCGTCGGTCCTGTTTTTGCTGCTCTCACTGGATTGGTTTTTAAAGAAG ACTGGCATATTAGAAGATGCAGGGAAATTGAGTCTCCTGGGTGTTTGGATGGCTCTCTTTATCATTTTTGCTGGAAGGAAATTCACTCAGCCTGTAAAG GATGA